The genomic stretch TAAATCGCTGAGTTCTTTTCCAGGTCTTCTTTGTATTTTATTTCGATAAGTAGTGGCTTTGCTCCCTTTGACGCAAACCGATAATGCCAGTATAATAAAAAATCAGGAGTGTAAGAACGTTGTTTTCCCTCAGAATCTGAGTAATAAATAGTAACTGGCTGCTCGTGATAAGATTCGATAACCCAGTCCATTTCCAATAGAAATATAAAATCCCTTTCTAAAGAAGATTCAAACTGAACTTCTTTATTGGTTTTAGCACTGAAAAAGCTTCCCGAAAGTGAGCTGTGTTTTAAGCCAATTTTTCTCACCTTATTTTGTATGATTTGTACCATCTAAGATAAGAATTTAAATTTGTTTGCGTCTACTTTGCAACTTTTTATGCAAAGTAGACGATAATATCGACGTTTTTTTCATAAAAATTATTATTTACTTTGCAAATATACAGGAAGTTATCCCCAACCGGGAGAAATTTCACTGGCCCATAACGGCGTTTTATTTCTGGATGAAATGCCGGAGTTTAAACGGACAGTACTGGAAGTGATGAGACAACCTTTAGAAGATCGGGAAGTAACCATTTCAAGAGCCCGGTTTACCGTCAATTATCCTGCAAGCTTTATGCTGGTGGCTTCAATGAACCCAAGCCCAAGCGGTTTTTTTCCTGATGACCCCAATAATACTTCCTCTGTTTACGAAATGCAGCGGTATATGAATAAACTTTCCGGGCCACTTTTAGATAGAATTGATATCCATATCGAAGTTCAGAAAGTAGAATTTGAACAGCTTTCAGAAAAGAGAAAGGGAGAAAAAAGTAAAGATATCCGGGAACGTGTTCTGAAAGCAAGAGAGATCCAGAATGAACGTTATAATAATCTTAATATCAGTAGTAACGCTCAGATTGGGCCTAAAGAAATTGAAGCATTCTGCGAATTAGATGAAACCTCATTTAACCTCATTAAACTGGCTATGGAAAAACTGAGCCTTTCTGCCAGAGCTTATGACAGAATCTTAAAGGTTGCCCGTACCATTGCTGATCTTGAGGCATCTGAAAAGATCCTTTCTCATCATATTTCTGAAGCCATACAGTACAGAAGTTTAGATCGGGAGTTTTGGAATGCTTAATGATACTTCATTTACATTGTTAATTTTGTAATTTTTTTATTCTGCTTTTCCTGTTAAGGCAGGGCTTGTTGTAAGTTTTCATTGCATTATTTGATTGTTTTTTTTTTTTTTTTGATGTATTTCATTGATATTCAGATTTGTTTTATATGTTTTGAGTTTTTAATGTGGTAGGATCTTATAATTATGTAACATTTTATATTATTTATTATGTTAAATTCGATTAGTGAATCATTAAACATATTGTATTATTGATTTAAAATAATTAATTAATGAAATGGTTTTTCTTTTAAGACCAGACATGAAGGAATAAAAAATTCTTTTTGAGGGTAATAAGTAAGGCAATGCTTTATTTACGGTTTTGTTCTCAGAATAGATCATCTGACCTTTCTCTGCAATTACCGCTTACAAAACTATCATCATTACACATTGAGTTTATCATTGTGCTTATATTTTACATCCTGCTATTTTCTTATTTTTTAATCGGATGATAGAGTATTTGTCACATTAACAGGTGATTATTTTTGTTTAGTTATTTCACAGAGAAGTCGCGGGAAAGTAAACTTTTAACCAAATTACATCATGACAATGTCAAACTCAACACCAACTTTAGAAACCCAATCATTGGGGGCTGCGGTACTACTGTCTTCGGAAGACAGAGAAAAACTTTTAAATGATTTCAATAAAACCGGATGGGATTACAAACAGGGGGAAAACCTGGTGTCCCTTTTCCGAAAACAGGTTGAGCTGTATCCCGACCATATTGGAGTGGTATATAAGGATCAGATAATAACTTATAAAGAACTGGACCGGAAAAGTAATCAGCTTGCCAATGAATTAATAAGTAAAGGGATAAAAGAAAATATGTTTGTTCCCGTGTGGCTTGGCCGCTCTCTGGAGTGGGTGATAGCTGTTCTTGGAATTCTAAAAACAGGAGCAGCCTATGTTCCGATAGATACGGCCTATCCGGTAAAAAGAGTAGAATATATGCTTTCAGATACCAATGCTCCGATGATAATTACCAACTATGATCTTGGTGCCCTATTGTCTAAAAAAGAAAGAACCAAAGTATTTCAGTTGAATACTATGGCAGAGCTGGAACTTTTTTCTCTGCAGCAACCAAATGTAGAAATACATCAGGATGCATTGGCGTATACAATTTATACATCCGGCTCTACAGGAAAACCTAAAGGAGTAATGGTAACCCACCTTGCCATTCAGCATTTGGTAACCTGGCATAATCATTATTTTCATGTAGGCCATACTTCGAAGGTAAGTCTCGTTGCCGGGCTGGCATTTGATATTTCTGTATGGGAAACATGGTCCGGACTTACTTCCGGAGCAACACTTTTTATTGCTGAGGATGAAGAAAGAACAGATGCTTCTGCTTTAGTAGAATACTTCCGTAAAAATGATATCTCCCATGGTTTCGTTCCCACAGTTATTATTCCTTCTTTTATAGATAAGACCAGAAGTTATAATGGTTTGTCTCTCAAATACCTCTTTACAGCAGGTGAAAAATTAAAACCGGTACTAACCACAGAATTGGGGTATGAACTCATAGATTATTATGGTCCTACTGAATGTACAGTGTACGCTACATTTAGGAAAGTTAAAGATGTGGAAGGTAAATATGTGTCATCTATAGGCAGGCCTATAGCCAATGCCCAAGCTTATATTTTAGGTGGAAATAAGGAACTGTTACCAGTAGGAGCTATTGGAGAACTGTATATGGGCGGAGAACTGTTGGCTAAAGGTTATCTTAATAACGAAGTACTTACCAATGAAAAGTTTATTATTAATCCTTTTAAAAATGAAGAAAAACTATATCGTACCGGAGACCTCGCGAAGTGGCTTCCCGATGGAGAAATTGAATTTTTGGGAAGAATAGATAACCAGATAAAAATCCGGGGCTTCAGGATTGAATTGGGAGAAATAGAACGTATCCTAAGCCAACAGGACAATATACAGGAAGCTATGGTTATTACAAAAGACACCGCAGGAAATAATAAATATCTTATTGCTTTTATTGTGCCTAAACCAGGTTCCGAAAAAAATATCACTACTGTCCGAAATCTATTGAAAGAAGAATTACCAGGATATATGATCCCTGCCCAGATTATTTTTATAGATAAAATTCCCCTTACAGCCAATGGAAAAACAGATGTTAATTCTTTAAAAGATCTTGCGGATAAAGAGGCTAAAGATTTGGTTTCCTTTGAACCTCCCACCAATGAGACAGAGCGGATTATTGCAGATATCTGGTCATCAGAACTGGAACGTCCTGTTATCAATATTACGGATAACTTCTTCGATATCGGAGGAAACTCCCTGTTGGTTGCCGTTGTCGCAGTAGCGTTGGAAAGAAGGCTTGAAGTAAAAGTATATCTGAGAGATATCTATCAGTATCCCGTATTACAACAGCTTTCTGAGATTTTGATTACCAGATCTAAAGAAGAAAGAGAAGCCGTTCCGGTAGAAGATGTGGAACCTTATGTAGAGCTTCAGAAGGATGTATATCTCGCTCCGGGAACCGTATTTGCCGGAGGATTTGATCCTATGCAATTAGAAAATCCGTCAGCGATATTTTTAACCGGAGTTACAGGATTTGTAGGAATACATCTTGCACAGGAACTTTTGGATACAACCAATGCAGATATCTATTGTCTGGTAAGAGCTCATGATGATTTTCATGCTAAAGAAAAAATTGACCGTTGCTATAAACAATTTGCTATTCCTCAAAAAGAACAACAGAAATCCAGAATTATTCCTGTGATTGGTGACCTTTCACAACCATCGTTGGGACTTTCGGAAGAGACGTTTAAAATGCTGGCTGAAAAAACAGACCTGATTTACCATTCCGGAAGTTCAGTAAACTTTATAGAACCTTATTCTTATATGAAAGCTCCTAATGTAGAAGGCCTGAGGGAAATAATAAAGCTGGCCGGGGCGGAAAGAACAAAATGTCTGGCACTTCTGTCCACCATATCAGTGTATAGTTGGGGGCATATATTCACAGGGAAAACAGTGATGTTGGAATCTGATGATATTGCTCAGAACCTGATGTCGGTAAGTAAAGATATTGGGTATGTAAGAAGTAAATGGGTGATGGAAGCTGTTGCCGACCTTGCTGCAAAAGAAGGATTACCCCTCATTACCTACCGATTAGGTTATGCCATGTGCCACAGCGAAACAGGGGCAAGTGCCCCGTATCAATGGTGGTCAGGATTAGTGAAAAACTGTGTTGAATTTCAATCTTATCCGGCATTAACGGAGCTGAGAGAAGGCCTGATTACAGTGGATTATATGACCAAGGCTATGGCTCACATTACTAAAAATAAGGATGCTATAGGAAAGAAGTTCAATCTTATTGCAAGCCCGGAAACTAATCTTACCCTAGAGGACTTCTTTGGGCTCATGAAAAAATATTATCCGTTCACCCTTAAAAGTCTTCCTTATAAAGAGTGGCGAAAACAATGGGAAGATGACAGTAAAAACCGATTGTATCCATTAACGAGTCTTTTCAGGGATAATATGCATGAAGGATTGTCTACAGTTGAATTATATCAGAACACTTATGTATGGGATTGTTCCAATGTGATTAAGTTTTTGGTAGATTCAGATATAAAGGAACCAGTATTTGATAAAAATATGTTGGATGCTTATTTGAAATACCTCGGTATTCCTCTAACGGAATCAATTTAAATTAAATCCCAGGCAGCTTTGCTGCCTGGGATTTTTGGAAAACCAAACTATTCCGTAAAAATAGATTTAGATTGGTTCCTGCAAACTTTAATTCACAGTTACTTTTATTACATTTTGCACAGCAGGAACCGGATATTGTGTTCCAACTTTAGAAATAGTCATACTTTCACTTTGCGGGGTTCCGCCAAACAGAGCCTGATGATTTCCAGCACCAGGATATTGATCTACTCCCGTTCCTGAATCAAATAAAGATGTTTTTGAAGTAAGATCACCCTTTACGATAGCATCAATATTTCCTTCATTCGAATAAAACCAATCGTTGGAAAAACCAAACATGGTAACATAGGCTATTTTATCACCTGGGGCTGCCTGGAAATTGGTCATGATTTTGTTTCCTGGTGGAACAGGAGCATTTCCTGCCACATAAACACCTTTAATCCCTGGAAAAGATTTTAAGCTGCTCTGTAGTTTACTTACATTTCCCATCTGCGCAATTTCTTTTAGTCCCATTCCATTGTCCATTTTTCCCAGTTCATAAATTGGATTTTTATCTCCACGATAAATTACCACCAAAGCAGGAGAAAGACCTGTCATAATTCCTGTATTCGCACTAAGCTTTGTTTTCATCTTCTCAATATTTCCCATCTGCGCTATATCAGTAATTTCAGGGTTGGATAAAGAGTTGGGAGTAAAGAATGGAGTGCTGTTTAAGAGCTGAGAGCCGTTGTAATTGGAAACAGCCCAAACTCCGGGAGAAAAAGGAGTCTCATTAGCAGTTCCACCAGAAGTATTAGTAATGGTTAGGGTAAATTCAGAGGAGGTTTCATTGTAGATAAGATTAAGTTTCATCAGTTGTGAAGCATTTACATTAGGAACCTGAGTGATAGGTTTACTTTCCGCTTGTCCGGTCATATTATCCTTAGTTCCGTTATCCCACAGCAGTACACTTGAAGAAACATCTCCAGTAATAGCTTTTCCATTAGGGTCAAACAATTTGATTCCCGGTTGCTGAGAAGCGAAAAACCAATCTTTGGAAAGGCCATACATGGTAGCAAACATCAATGCTTGCATTTTTCCTGCGCTGAATTTAATGGATACAGACTGGCCAGGCATAATAACAGGTGATATTCCTGTTCCCTGAAAACTTCCGCTTTCTACAAAATCTTTAGGCGTAACAACATTTTCGAAGCTGATGGTCCTTTGAGAAGGAATATCTATCATGTTATTGTCGGAATCATTACAGGACGATAAAGCAAATGCTGTGATTAATACTGCTGCAGCTGCTGTCATTTTAAAAAATGTCTTTTTCATAACGTAATTTTTTTTAGTTGTAGTTATTATGATAGTCGAAGACTTTTTTTGATCCTGACAAAAAAAAGCAGTTTTTTTTTAAAATCATGAAAATCCGATGTTCTGAGGAAGGTTTGTTTTGTCTGAATAATACGTCAAGTTTTGTCGCTACATAGAAATATTTTTGTCTCAGGATAAGAGATATTGATAATCAAAAGAACAGGAAATGGAAAATTTTATGGTAATTGCCAAGGATTTTGTGGCCAATGAAAGTGTAGTTATAGATCTTAAATCATCAGGAATTGCAAACAGGTTCAACTCATTGATTTTTCAGAATCAAAAAGGGGAATCAGCACAATTTTTATGGCAGTCTGATAACATAGAAAGAAGAGGCTATTTTAAAGAGGTAGTAAATGACCTTGGAGTTAAAATTGCTCATTATGACGGATTCCTGACAGTTACCAACGGAGGAGGCAGACAGTATTTGGAAGCAGAAGTGAAAGTGTAATAGGTAAAGTAAGAAACTATATTCCTTTTTTCCCTTCCAGAATCATCTGAATCATTTTAATCTTTCTGTTTTCTCTTGTCTCAGGTTTTTTAGCTTCTTCAATCCAACGGATATATTCTTTTTTATGAGTGTAGCTCATCTTATCAAATAATACTTTTGCATCCGGGTTTTCATTAAATATAAAAGCAATATCATTGGCAATGTCAACAATTCTTTCTTCTTTATCTTCAAGGATAGAGACGGAAACCTCATCTCCAAAAGTTTTTCCAAGTTGCTTTCTAATTTCCTGAGTTAATCCTAAAATAGGACAGTCAGAATTCATTTTAGCCAGGCTTCCACGATATTCAACCTTACCATCGAATAAGGCTTTAATTTTTACCTGTCCTTTTTTGTTAAAAAGTTCTTCTGTTGAAAATGGAAATTCCACAAAAGCGGCATTCATTTCTCCATTTTGTTTTATGATAGCTGTAAATAGTATTGGTTGAGAATTCATTGTAAATATTTAATATTCAAAAATAAAAAAACCGTGAAAATTACTTTCACGGTTTCAAAAATAGATCAGATGAGATTATTTTTTCTTTGTTTTCTTAGGCATTGTTGTAGTACCTGAGTTTTTAGTTTTTGTATCAGCCGGAGTGTTTGCGTCTCTTACAAGCTTTAATTCATCCACTAATCTTCTTGCACCAGCAAATTTATCAATAGTCCAAAGAACGAAACGAACATCTACGTTGATTGTTTTCTGCCACTCAGGCTCGAATACGATATCACCGCTTAATGCTTCGCTGTTTCC from Chryseobacterium indologenes encodes the following:
- a CDS encoding non-ribosomal peptide synthetase — its product is MSNSTPTLETQSLGAAVLLSSEDREKLLNDFNKTGWDYKQGENLVSLFRKQVELYPDHIGVVYKDQIITYKELDRKSNQLANELISKGIKENMFVPVWLGRSLEWVIAVLGILKTGAAYVPIDTAYPVKRVEYMLSDTNAPMIITNYDLGALLSKKERTKVFQLNTMAELELFSLQQPNVEIHQDALAYTIYTSGSTGKPKGVMVTHLAIQHLVTWHNHYFHVGHTSKVSLVAGLAFDISVWETWSGLTSGATLFIAEDEERTDASALVEYFRKNDISHGFVPTVIIPSFIDKTRSYNGLSLKYLFTAGEKLKPVLTTELGYELIDYYGPTECTVYATFRKVKDVEGKYVSSIGRPIANAQAYILGGNKELLPVGAIGELYMGGELLAKGYLNNEVLTNEKFIINPFKNEEKLYRTGDLAKWLPDGEIEFLGRIDNQIKIRGFRIELGEIERILSQQDNIQEAMVITKDTAGNNKYLIAFIVPKPGSEKNITTVRNLLKEELPGYMIPAQIIFIDKIPLTANGKTDVNSLKDLADKEAKDLVSFEPPTNETERIIADIWSSELERPVINITDNFFDIGGNSLLVAVVAVALERRLEVKVYLRDIYQYPVLQQLSEILITRSKEEREAVPVEDVEPYVELQKDVYLAPGTVFAGGFDPMQLENPSAIFLTGVTGFVGIHLAQELLDTTNADIYCLVRAHDDFHAKEKIDRCYKQFAIPQKEQQKSRIIPVIGDLSQPSLGLSEETFKMLAEKTDLIYHSGSSVNFIEPYSYMKAPNVEGLREIIKLAGAERTKCLALLSTISVYSWGHIFTGKTVMLESDDIAQNLMSVSKDIGYVRSKWVMEAVADLAAKEGLPLITYRLGYAMCHSETGASAPYQWWSGLVKNCVEFQSYPALTELREGLITVDYMTKAMAHITKNKDAIGKKFNLIASPETNLTLEDFFGLMKKYYPFTLKSLPYKEWRKQWEDDSKNRLYPLTSLFRDNMHEGLSTVELYQNTYVWDCSNVIKFLVDSDIKEPVFDKNMLDAYLKYLGIPLTESI
- a CDS encoding spondin domain-containing protein; this encodes MKKTFFKMTAAAAVLITAFALSSCNDSDNNMIDIPSQRTISFENVVTPKDFVESGSFQGTGISPVIMPGQSVSIKFSAGKMQALMFATMYGLSKDWFFASQQPGIKLFDPNGKAITGDVSSSVLLWDNGTKDNMTGQAESKPITQVPNVNASQLMKLNLIYNETSSEFTLTITNTSGGTANETPFSPGVWAVSNYNGSQLLNSTPFFTPNSLSNPEITDIAQMGNIEKMKTKLSANTGIMTGLSPALVVIYRGDKNPIYELGKMDNGMGLKEIAQMGNVSKLQSSLKSFPGIKGVYVAGNAPVPPGNKIMTNFQAAPGDKIAYVTMFGFSNDWFYSNEGNIDAIVKGDLTSKTSLFDSGTGVDQYPGAGNHQALFGGTPQSESMTISKVGTQYPVPAVQNVIKVTVN
- a CDS encoding YdeI/OmpD-associated family protein; protein product: MNSQPILFTAIIKQNGEMNAAFVEFPFSTEELFNKKGQVKIKALFDGKVEYRGSLAKMNSDCPILGLTQEIRKQLGKTFGDEVSVSILEDKEERIVDIANDIAFIFNENPDAKVLFDKMSYTHKKEYIRWIEEAKKPETRENRKIKMIQMILEGKKGI